A window of the Penaeus vannamei isolate JL-2024 chromosome 19, ASM4276789v1, whole genome shotgun sequence genome harbors these coding sequences:
- the LOC138864965 gene encoding putative uncharacterized protein DDB_G0272516: MRDTKTPNLQPQHQKYNHLNYDHHSTKTTTTTPKNTTTTTPKLQPPQHQIYSHNDTKTTTTSTPKLQPPQHQNYNHLNTKTTTTTTPKLQPPQHQNYNHLNTKTRTNSTPKLQPPQHQNYNHLNTKTTTTSTLKVQPPQHQNYNHRNTKATTTSTPKLQPPQHQNYNHLNTKSTTTTTPKLQPPQHQSYNHHNTKNYNHLNTKTTTTSTPKLQPPQHQNYNHRNTKLHPPQHQNYNHLNTKTTTTATPKLHPPQHQNYNHLNTKTTTTATPKLHPPQHQNYNHLNTKTTTTSTPKLQPPQHQNYIHHNTKTTTTSTLKL; the protein is encoded by the coding sequence ATGAGGGACACTAAAACACCAAATCTACAACCACAACACCAAAAATACAACCACCTAAACTACGACCACCACAGCACCAAAACTACAACCACAACGCCAAAAAatacaacgacaacaacaccaaaactacaaccaccacaacaccaaATCTACAGCCACAACGATACCAAAACTACAACCACCTCAACACCAAAACTACAACCACCTCAACACCAAAATTACAACCACCTCAACACCAAAACTacaaccaccacaacaccaaAACTACAACCACCTCAACACCAAAACTACAACCACCTCAACACCAAAACTAGAACCAACTCAACACCAAAACTacaaccaccacaacaccaaAACTACAACCACCTCAACACCAAAACTACAACCACCTCAACACTAAAAGTacaaccaccacaacaccaaAACTACAACCACCGCAACACCAAAGCTACAACCACCTCAACACCAAAACTACAACCACCTCAACACCAAAACTACAACCACCTCAACACTAAAAGTacaaccaccacaacaccaaAACTACAACCACCGCAACACCAAAGCTacaaccaccacaacaccaaAAACTACAACCACCTCAACACCAAAACTACAACCACCTCAACACCAAAACTACAACCACCTCAACACCAAAACTACAACCACCGCAACACCAAACTACATCCACCACAACACCAAAACTACAACCACCTCAACACCAAAACTACAACCACCGCAACACCAAAACTACATCCACCACAACACCAAAACTACAACCACCTCAACACCAAAACTACAACCACCGCAACACCAAAACTACATCCACCACAACACCAAAACTACAACCACCTCAACACCAAAACTACAACCACCTCAACACCAAAACTACAACCACCGCAACACCAAAACTACATCCACCACAACACCAAAACTACAACCACCTCAACACTAAAACTATAA